The following nucleotide sequence is from Pseudomonas sp. RC10.
TTTTGCTGGACGCGTCATAGGAAAGATCAGACGCCTCGTCCTTTTCCAGCCCTGCCAAGGGTTTGCCATCGATGACAGCGTGATAGTCAGGCAGCCAGATGCTCGCATTTTGCTCAGCGGCGGAAGCGGTCTGTTCGCGCAGCCACAGCAGGCCGCGATCATCCCAGTGCCAGGCGTAGGACAGCCCCACGAGAATCGCCACCAGGGCGATCAGCAACCAGAACCAGGAGAAACGTCGGCGCGCGGGAGTGCTCAGCGATTGATCAGTAACAGCCATTGAAACGATCCTGAAGAAAAATCCATGGGCACAGCGATGTGACGCTGCGGTCGGCGGAGGATTATCCAGATAGGCTGTGAAAAAAACGGCAATCTGGACATTTCCCGCGCTTATAAAAAAGGCCGCTTGCGGGGTCACAAGCGGCCTGTTGGCCGAGCCTGTCGGGTATCAGCGCACGTCGCTTTCGAAACGGCTCTGGCCTGGTAGTTCGAGGACGATCTGATCGCCCACGTTGAACGGCCCGACACCGGCTGGCGTGCCGGTCATGATCAGGTCGCCCGCTTGCAGCGAGAACTGCGACGCCATGTGCTGAATCATCGGCACGATGGGGTTGAGCATCTGGCTGCTGTTGCCGTCCTGACGCACTTCGCCGTTGACGGTCAGGCGGATGGCGATGTCGGCGAGGTCCGGGTAGACGTCTGCAGAGACGAACGGGGCGATCACCGCCGCGCCGTCGAACGACTTGGCGATTTCCCACGGCAAGCCTTTTTCTTTCAGCTTGGACTGCACGTCACGCAGGGTCAGGTCCAGGCCCGGCGCGAAGCCGGAAATGGCGTCCAGCACTTCTTCACGGCTCGGGTTCTTGCTCAGCGGCTTGCCGATCAAGACCACGATTTCGGCTTCGTAATGCACCGAACCCCGATCCTGAGGGATGCTGAAACCGCCTTCGATCTCGACCACGCAGCTGCCGGGCTTGATGAACAGCAGCGGCTCAGTCGGCACCGGGTTATCCAGTTCCTTGGCGTGTTCGGCGTAGTTGCGGCCGATGCAGACCACTTTGCCCAGCGGGAAGTGAACCTTGGTGCCGTCGAGGTATTTGTGCTGATAGCTCATGAGCGTTCCTTTAATACAGCGTCTATTCAGTCAATCGTCGCTTACTGCGCGAAGATTTTGCCAGGGTTCATGATGCCGTTCGGGTCGAACACGGCTTTCACCGCTTTCATGTACTCGATTTCCACGGGCGAGCGGCTGTATTCAAGGTAATCACGTTTGACCAGCCCGACCCCGTGCTCGGCAGAAATCGAGCCGTTGTACTTCTCGACGGTCTCGAACACCTTCTTGTTCACCGTCGCGCACCGGGCGAAGAACTCCTCTTTGGGCAGATCGCCCGGCTTGAGGATGTTCAGGTGCAAATTGCCGTCGCCGATGTGGCCGTACCAGACGACCTCGAAATCAGGGTAGTGCGTACTGACGATGGCGTCGATTTCATTCAGGAACGCTGGCACCTTCGAGACAGTGACCGAGATATCGTTCTTGTACGGCGTGTAATGGGAGATGGTTTCCGACAGGTATTCGCGCAATTTCCACAGATTCTGCAGCTGTTGCTTGCTCTG
It contains:
- a CDS encoding fumarylacetoacetate hydrolase family protein; this translates as MSYQHKYLDGTKVHFPLGKVVCIGRNYAEHAKELDNPVPTEPLLFIKPGSCVVEIEGGFSIPQDRGSVHYEAEIVVLIGKPLSKNPSREEVLDAISGFAPGLDLTLRDVQSKLKEKGLPWEIAKSFDGAAVIAPFVSADVYPDLADIAIRLTVNGEVRQDGNSSQMLNPIVPMIQHMASQFSLQAGDLIMTGTPAGVGPFNVGDQIVLELPGQSRFESDVR